tcactcctgacTGCTGAAATGAGGGTTGAAAAGTTGGTTGAAATGCAGGCAGCcactctgtccccatgtcttTAGGTCTGAAAGCGTCACCGAGCAAAGTCAGTTTGATCAATGCAGTCCAGTTGGTTAtgtagccctatttggttaaagTCTTAGGGTCATATGATGGAAGATTCCGAAGTGTCCTAATCAACAACTAATCAGACGGAACACaacatctatgcatagtcactttacctctacctacatgtacatattacctcgactaaccggtacccctgcacatcgactaggTACCgcttgtatatagccttgttattgttattttgtgttacCTTTTTTGGGGCTGTGTGTATAGGCTCCTGTAGCTGTGTTCAGTGTTCAGCTCTGCTCTGCCCAGTGCTTtgttctgttctgtgtgtgtcAGGGAGGCAGGTGAGCCTCCTGACTGGAGTGTGACTGTGGACAGGAGGACCGACAGGGGTGTCTGCCTTGCCTTGCCTCCCTCAGGCTCTATCTGCCCCAGGCTCTATCTCACTGAGCTCATAAGGGGATTAGAGTAGAGAGGGCTGGGAGAGGCTGGGCAGGAGAGGCATACAGCCAGGACGGGAGCTGGACAACAAGCCAGGCTGCTACTGgaactgactgactcactgacagGCTGCCATacttcttctctcccccctcttctccacccctcttttcctctccttttCTGTCAGAGCACATGGCTCAGAACTGTCTGATGGATGGCCCTGGTTCTCCCCCACTGTTTGTTTATGCTAGCCTAGAGCTAAATATGTGAGCATCATATGGTTCTGTATGCAAACCACGATGCAGGAGCTGCTGGCATTAGTTAGAATGTTCAGAGCCTGCTGAGTCTACAATGTAAAGGCTACCATAATGGAATGTGCTGTCCTGATAGCATGACTTGGTTCTGTGTTTCCAGGTGTCCAGAGAGCCTGTGAGGATCGGAGGCATCACTGATAACATGGACCAGCTACTTGGCGGTACTATTACACTgaggggaaacacacacacacacacacatacacacgaaaTGGGACAACAGAGTTAAAAGCAGATGCATTGTTCTCCATGAGTATATTGTTTCACTAGGCTACACAGAAGTACAGAGAGACTAAAACATATGTAAGTTTTTCCTTCCTGTAGCTGTTTCAGTGGTGTAGACTGACTGGAGAGGGCTGGGGCTCACTTGTGCTATGATCAGCAGAATGCCTCAGTGATTACAGGAAGAATGATAGTTACAGGAAGAGGGCTTTTTCTTTCTATTCCCCCAGTGAACCTGTTCCGATCACAGCCTGACAAACACCATGGTTATGTCCCAAATGTCCTATTCCTtaatagcgcactacttttgaacaaagcctatggggctctggtcaaaagtagtgcactatatagggtggcatttgggacataCCCCGTGACCCACAGTCTGCATTGTGCTGAATCTATAGCCTGTACTTTCATTTACATAGCTTATGAGAGGTGTGTTTAACCTGTGCTTCTCTCGGTCTGTCTCCTAGATGCAGGGAGCGTAGAGTCCGTGCCACTGCGGGACAGGATGGCCATGTACCAGGCTGCTGTGTCTAAAACGGAGGTGTTATCCTCCTCAGTCAGCGTGAGTACCTGTCCTGTCCTTTACTCTCGGACTGCCATGGAAGACTAACTTCATTGTCTATGGTTGCAGTTCTCAAATCTGACTGAACTTGAGCTCAAAGTAATAACTTTTGGACcacaggaagaatagctgctgcttcggcaaaagctaatggggatccgaatAAACCACACCAAACTTCAGGCCCATCCCGGCCAGAACCTGTCATGTGCAGGTTACTTATCCCAACTGTAAAACaggtctctgtctttctctctctaacagaGTGATCAGCTGGACTCAGACCTCCTCCTCTGCAGCAGCAAACAGAAGGAGAATGTACCCCCAGGCAGTGGGGACATGGTGAGGAACTGTgctctttgtgtctgtgtgtgtgtctatgtctgaAACATCCCTAAATcatcatcccctctcctctccctctcctctcagggTTCGGACTCTGAGCCCAACAGTAGGAAAGCCTCTTCCACAGAGAGCAATGGTAACTCTTTTGGTCCTCCACTACATTTCACCAAATCTATATTCTTGTCTGTCATTATTTGTCTCCtcaactgagtgtacaaaacattaaggacacttgctctttccattacagactgactaggtgaatccatgtgaaagctTTGATCGctttttgatgtcacttgttaaatccacttcaatcagtatcgTGGTCTCCAACAGGTTAATCGGAGCTACCAGTAGCTAGCAGACCACTtatgagtagctcgccaaacaattctgaaagtatGTGCAATTTTCACCTGTTCCACCGCAAACTGTCCTAAATCTCAAGTATCAGACACcgcaagctcccagctactatcCAACCAACGCAACTTTGACATTAtaccacccctggttagccactattggcttaaaaaggcaaacctaacacaatatctgccaattaagTTTCAGCAATAATGCCCctttctgtctgtgtggtgcTGGCGTTTGTCTATCACTCCGTGTGTAGCCAGTAGTGATGGGTTGTTCGCAAACGAACGGCTCTTTTTGGTAATCGTCGGGAAGCGAATCGCATATGTGAAAgagccgttcatttggctccctgatttgcatCACTTTTACTATAGCTTTTTGAGCTCCAGACATCGATTATCTGCAGATTTAATTATAAAAACATTATCTGAAGATGGTCATTCGCAGTGCATGAACAATATAATGAGGAGAGGCTCATTCTGGTCCACGCTAATTTTTTCAGTGCATTACATTTtatccccccaaaaatttttcaggccatctaataatttggtcaggtaaaaatgtatttgaactcACATTTCACAATCTGACATAACGGTGGGCAACGTTTTAAGCTTGAAATTAGAGATTGACAATTTTTTAAAATGGTTTTAGGTCAATTTCCAAGCATTACTGAACGAAGAGCCGTTTGGGAACCAAATTAACGGCTCTTTTAGGTGAACAGAGCCAAATGGTCCGGCTCACAGAAAAGACTCGGAATGCCCATCACTAGTAGCCATTTGATGTGATAACCGTCTTGTGGGCTGACAGAAATACTTTCTCctaaaccttctcaattaaatgttaattgcacagtaggcttacctggcagaagtatatcatgagtaagTACATCATTAGtatattttatttgatatttgctaactttgccatgaaatgagcAACAGCAGTACAGAACCGTCGCTAAACCTGCACATTAGATgccaattaaagggccagatgcgcAATTAAGCGTAGATGAAGGggcggagacaggttaaagaaggatgtttaagccttgagacaattgagccttgagtccatgcccgacgaattaaagctgttctgagggcagagGGTGTGCGTGCACGtaagcaactcaatattaggaaggtgttcctaatgtttggtatactcagtgtatgaggTTTCAGTTTGGGCATTAGGTCAGTATATTTACAACAGCTCCCTCTGGTGTCGAGTGAGTCATTACTGATATTAGTCTCATGTCACAGCAGGCTCCAGTACCGGCACCTCCTCTGTATCCTCTACCCAGAAGGACCAAGCTCAGCCCAAGACCTCCAGGGTGAGTTCAACAGTCCCTTTTCTGCATTTGTCTCAGAGCAAACCATTCAAACCATTCACTCTCCTAACTAACCTGCCTTGAATGCCTCTCTTTGTTTTGTGAGTGTGCAGAGCTTCTGCTTGCCTGCACAGGAGAGTTGTGTGTCGTGTCAGAAGACCGTCTACCCTCTGGAGAGACTGGTGGCCAACCAACAGGTCTACCACAACACCTGCTTCAGATGCTCCCACTGCAACACCAAACTCAGGTGAGTGGATTGGACAGAGGCCATGCAGCAAGgaattgtttgtttattgtttaaaCATCTGTTAACCTCACTGTTAGTGGACTTTATATTGTCGTTAGGTCCACAGTCTTGTTCCTCTTGAGTTTTCAAGGATGAGGGTTTTTGCTGCTTGATTATAAAAATGATTGTTTTTCTCAATGTATGTTCTTTGTCTCCCTCTGCTGGACAGCCTGGGGACCTACGCCTCTCTGCACGGCCACGTCTATTGCAAGCCTCACTTCTGTCAGCTGTTCAAGGCCAAGGGCAACTACGACGAGGGCTTCGGCCTGCGCCCTCACAAGGAGCTGTGGGAGACCAAAGGAGAGAGTGGGGCTGGGGAGGAACAGGGGACCGAACAGACCACAGAGGCCACCTCCTTCTCCAAAGACAAGCTGAAGAAGTGCGCCTCTACTGGCACACTGTTGATCAGCCCAGCGGTAGAGGAGTCTCCACTGGCCAAGGTCAACGTGGTGACAGCCTCCCTGGAGACCCGCGCCCAGATCTCAGCAGAGAAGGACAAGCCAGTGGAGACACGTCGGCTGAAGATCTCCTGGCCCCCCCGCAccgaaggagatggagaggggggtaACATGGGGGCCAGCCCCACCTCAGACGGGAGCTCCGCTGGCAGACCATCCCGTGCCAAGTGGCCCCCAGAGGGTGACTCGGCCTTCCCCGACCAGAGCCCAGAGTCCACCGAATGCTCAACCCTCTGCAGGAGCTCCTCCCTCAAAGAGCGCAGCCAGCCCTTCTCATTGGCTAGCCCCTCCCATGCTCCCGCCCCTGCTGCCAGTCAGACAACCAATTCTGAGCCAGAGCCGCTGGAGAGGAGGAGCTCATTGGAGGACAGGGAGCCTGAGCCGGCCTCCAGTCCTGAGGAACAGAGCATGGAGGTCCAGGAACAACCTGACAGCCTGTCACCTGACTACCACACGCCTTGTGACAACAGCTATGTGGATGTCCACACCAGCTCTGAGGAGGAGGTGACGGAGGGGAGAGTCGCACCTCTAAAAGAGAACCACCACAATTCACTAGAAACAAAACAAGAACAGGGAGTGAaggaggacggggaggaggaagaagaacaagaagaggagaagatggagggagaagaagatggagaagaggagggggaagggtTACCTTCACAAAACTGCCAGACTGCCTCGTCAGAGATCGTCACGCCCCCCTCTTCTCCAGAGGCGGCGCCTAGGCCCAAGACCAACCACAAGTCTCAGGATGTGGGCTTCTGGGACGGCGAGGAGGCCGTGTCTGTAGAGGAGATGATTAAGAGGAACCGCTACTATGAGGAAGATGAGGACGAAGAGGACTGAAAGAGACTGGTTTATTAAGCCATGAACATTATTAGACATGATTGACTGTAATCCTCCGCCCCTCCATTTTGTTTGAATTGTAGATTTTCTCTCTTCATTTCCCTTTAACCTAAGGAACCATGTCTGTCTGGCTGTGTTTGGTGCGCTGTCagttgtgctctctctctctctctctctctctctctctctctctctctctgaaactaCTAATTGTAATAATTTATCTATGTCAATTTGACCTTAGCTCTGTGTTTGTCTGGAAGATGGAACAGTACAAACAACCAAACGAATGCTGATAATATGAACTTTACCCAGTGAATGAGAGACGTATTTGAAAATACAGTAGTTTTATTAATGTTTTTAAGGTGGTTTGTTTTATCAGAACCGCAGGATATCTGTAAGGACTGGATGGGTTTCCACCATATGACTTATTCTGCTGGTTATCATTGTTCAAATATGAATAAATAAATTGTTCTGCACAAAATATTCAGTGACCTCTAGTCTCATTATACACATGTAGATCGAACAATGAAAATGGAAAGCAAATTCTGGAAATTACCACCTTTTGATATGTATTATGTtattaacatactgtatattagtAAGACCTTAACTACAGAGGTGCTGCTGTGTGGATTAAAACAAGAcgtgcagccatttttatctgggtaacaattaagtaccttactgtgatttttttaaaaatattaaaatggtcaaaaataaagtttcttagcaaagagcaatttctcaagcaagatttttgctaggactgtctgggaatggtctgagtggggaggggaaatggaaaactagctgttattggcagagcggTTTGGATCTCTcgcttattggtctattaactaatttaccgcctggtgatggtacctggcaggccaaaactccatcccacttaAACAGGCTGACGTTTCAGGGAGTCTTttgaaacagctcttacactaaaagggcattatcataataaTCACAgttttattccaacctcagtgttgaaatatatataaaacacaggaaaatattTTTTTGGACTGCAGTGGGCCTTTAAAGTCTGGGATTTTGTTAACATCAAGGGAATGAGGCACATCAGGGTGAtgtgctgtgtcccaaatggcaccctattccctttatagggcactacttttcacctgggacgatagtgctctggtcaaaagtagcgcactatatagggaatatggtgccatttgggacgcattccgGAACAACATCTTGTACATTGGTAAGTTAAATCATACAAACAGAATGCAATGGGGCTGATTGATCAGAATCCCTGTGCAGCATGATAATGGGAAAAGTAAGACGCAAAAGCTGCCAAACCTCAAGTGAAAAAATGACATCTAGTGCCCTTTCTTTCTCTGTATACATAAAGACAGCTtccgtctcaaatggcaccctattccctggttaatgtactacttttgaccagcgccctaGGGGCCTGTTTTTGGAACCAGATACATTCCTCTCAGGTTGAAATGAACATGATGCTGATCTCTCTGCTAGTTCCATCGTGTACTACAGACAGACACCACCCTAATCAAACATTTCTAAAGTGCTTGTGACAAAAGTATATTGTTGCAGCAGACATTGTCAACATAATGATCATCTCTTGTACAGTTTATCTATTATCCTCAACTAAAATATGGAAATCTGCTTTGATTGCAATTAAAATGTGTTCATGACAAATCAATCTGAACATGATATAAGACAAAAAGTAACTACTTGTAACCAACAAAGTGCATTGGATGTTTAACTAAACCCTCACCACCCATCTCCCTATTATAAAAAGCCAATAGTCTCTTTCCCACGTGACCAGCTCATGTCTTCAATTATAGAATTCCATGTAGAGAAATCTAGGAAAATACTTAGGAGATTCTGAATCTATACAGTCAGAAATGTAGGATACTTTACAGTACACAAtttatacatacagtatgtatacactgagtgtacaaaacattaggaactccttcctaatattgagttgcacccccctttgccctcagaacagcctcaattcatcggggcatggactctacaaggtgtcgaaagtgttccacagggatgctggcccatgttaactccaatgcttcccacaattgtgtcaagttggctggatgtcctttgggcggtggaccattcttgacaacacgggaaactgttgagcgtgagaaacccagcagtgttgcagttcttgacacactcaaaccagtgtgcctgtaTCATACTACCCTGTTtgtgttgcccattcaccctctgaatagcacacatacacaattaatgtctcaaagcttaaacatccttctttaacctgtcttctccccttcatctatactgattgaagtggatttaacaagtgacatcaataagggatcatagctttcaactggattcacctttttcaaccactccacatatttcttgttaaccaacaatagttttggcaagtcggttaggacatctactttgtgcatgacacaagtttacattcagattatttcacttataattcactgtatcacaattccagtaggtcagaagtttacatacactaagttgactgtgcctttaaacagcttggaaaattccagaaaatgacttTAGAAgactctgataggctaattgacatcattttagtcaagtggaggtgtacctgtggatgtatttcaaggcctaccttcaaactcagtgcctctttgcttgacatcatgggaaaatccaccACGCAGCCGTcttactgctcaggaaggagacgcgttctgtctcctagagatgaacgtactttggtgcgaaaagtgtaaatcaatcccagaacaacagcaaaggaccttgtgaagatggtggaggaaacaggtacaaaagtatctacagtaaaacgagtcctatatcgacataacctgaaaggccgctcagcaaggaagaagccactgctccaaaaccgccataaaaaagccagactacggtttgcaactgcacatggggacaaagatcgtactttttggagaaatgtcctctggtctgatgaaacaaaaataaaactttttggccataatgaccattgttatgtttggaagaaaaaggggaacgcttgcaagccgaagaacaccatcccaaccgtgaaacacgggggtggcagcatcatgctgtgtgggtgctttgctgcaggagggactggtgcacttcacaaaatagatggcatcatgaggaaggaaatgtatgtggatatattgaagcaacatctgaagacatcagtcaggaagttaaagcttggtcgcaaatgggccttccaaatggacaatgaccccaagcatacttccaaagttgtggcaaaatggcttaaggacaacaaagtcaaggtattggagtggccatcacaaagccctgacctcaatcctatagaacatttgtgggcagaactgaaaaagtgtgtgcgagcaaggaggcctacaaacctgactcagttacaccagctctgtcaggaggaatgggccaaaattcatccaatttattgtgggaagcttgtggaaggctactcgaaacgtttgacccaagttaaacaatttaaaggcaatgctaccaaatactaattgagtgtttgtaaacttctgacccactgggaatgtgatgaaagaaataaaacctgaaataaatcattctactattattctgacatttcccattctttaaataaagtggtgatcctaactgacctaaaacagggcatttttactaggattaaatgtcagaaattgtttaaatgtatttgagtttaaatgtatttggctaaggtgtatgtaaacttccgactttaactgtatatatatacatatagtgagggaaaaaagtatttgatcccctgctgattttgtacgtttgcccactgacaaagaaatgatcagtctatcaatttaatggtacgtttatttgaacagtgagagacagaataacaacaaaaaaatccagaaaaacgcatgtcaaaaatgttagcaattgatttgcattttaatgagggaaataagtatttgaccccctctcaatcagaaaaatgtctggctcccaggtgtcttttatacaggtaacgagctgagattaggagcacactcttaaagggagtgctcctaatctcagcttgttacctgtataaaagacacctgtccacagaagcaatcaatcaatcagattccaaactctccaccatggccaagaccaaagagctctccaaggatgtcagggacaagattgtagacctacacaaggctggaatgggctacaagaccatcgccaagcagcttggtgagaaggtgacaacagttggtgcgattattcgcaaatggaagaaacacaaaagacctgtcaaactccctcggcctggggctccatgcaagatctcacctcgtggagttgcaatg
This portion of the Coregonus clupeaformis isolate EN_2021a chromosome 24, ASM2061545v1, whole genome shotgun sequence genome encodes:
- the LOC121537931 gene encoding LIM domain and actin-binding protein 1 isoform X2, which encodes MAVTPFSRRQWASQSLRVTAKELTIVGTRGKNNAIAERFSKYQLAAEEGNSERKKAAAELLPPTLRSGNLSVLKKRWEQPVQSSATSCAPLPHTTHTRCLLPSDPKAKHQTQPQRQATEDQPPLSPDPNTSPTAAEDQAGPSMERRLQQRDPERQEAAAVVPCVPSEKPNIPINNLKTMFEKGENHQNEVSREPVRIGGITDNMDQLLGDAGSVESVPLRDRMAMYQAAVSKTEVLSSSVSSDQLDSDLLLCSSKQKENVPPGSGDMGSDSEPNSRKASSTESNGSSTGTSSVSSTQKDQAQPKTSRSFCLPAQESCVSCQKTVYPLERLVANQQVYHNTCFRCSHCNTKLSLGTYASLHGHVYCKPHFCQLFKAKGNYDEGFGLRPHKELWETKGESGAGEEQGTEQTTEATSFSKDKLKKCASTGTLLISPAVEESPLAKVNVVTASLETRAQISAEKDKPVETRRLKISWPPRTEGDGEGGNMGASPTSDGSSAGRPSRAKWPPEGDSAFPDQSPESTECSTLCRSSSLKERSQPFSLASPSHAPAPAASQTTNSEPEPLERRSSLEDREPEPASSPEEQSMEVQEQPDSLSPDYHTPCDNSYVDVHTSSEEEVTEGRVAPLKENHHNSLETKQEQGVKEDGEEEEEQEEEKMEGEEDGEEEGEGLPSQNCQTASSEIVTPPSSPEAAPRPKTNHKSQDVGFWDGEEAVSVEEMIKRNRYYEEDEDEED
- the LOC121537931 gene encoding LIM domain and actin-binding protein 1 isoform X1, translating into MAVTPFSRRQWASQSLRVTAKELTIVGTRGKNNAIAERFSKYQLAAEEGNSERKKAAAELLPPTLRSGNLSVLKKRWEQPVQSSATSCAPLPHTTHTRCLLPSDPKAKHQTQPQRQATEDQPPLSPDPNTSPTAAEDQAGPSMERRLQQRDPERQEAAAVVPCVPSEKPNIPINNLKTMFEKGENHQNEVSREPVRIGGITDNMDQLLGDAGSVESVPLRDRMAMYQAAVSKTEVLSSSVSSDQLDSDLLLCSSKQKENVPPGSGDMGSDSEPNSRKASSTESNAGSSTGTSSVSSTQKDQAQPKTSRSFCLPAQESCVSCQKTVYPLERLVANQQVYHNTCFRCSHCNTKLSLGTYASLHGHVYCKPHFCQLFKAKGNYDEGFGLRPHKELWETKGESGAGEEQGTEQTTEATSFSKDKLKKCASTGTLLISPAVEESPLAKVNVVTASLETRAQISAEKDKPVETRRLKISWPPRTEGDGEGGNMGASPTSDGSSAGRPSRAKWPPEGDSAFPDQSPESTECSTLCRSSSLKERSQPFSLASPSHAPAPAASQTTNSEPEPLERRSSLEDREPEPASSPEEQSMEVQEQPDSLSPDYHTPCDNSYVDVHTSSEEEVTEGRVAPLKENHHNSLETKQEQGVKEDGEEEEEQEEEKMEGEEDGEEEGEGLPSQNCQTASSEIVTPPSSPEAAPRPKTNHKSQDVGFWDGEEAVSVEEMIKRNRYYEEDEDEED